The Comamonas sp. GB3 AK4-5 genome includes a region encoding these proteins:
- a CDS encoding cytochrome ubiquinol oxidase subunit I: protein MFNLADIGALDLARVQFAFTVSFHIVFPAITIGLASYLAVLEGLWLLTRREVYKDLFHYWVKFFSLCFGMGVVSGLVMAYQFGTNWSGFSNFAGSITGPLLTYEVLTAFFLEAGFLGVMLFGWNKVGPRLHFFATLMVALGTLISATWILASNSWMQTPVGYEIVDGRVVPTDWLAIVFNPSFPYRLAHMVIAAFLSTALIVGGTGAWHLLRGHRTAAVQRMTSMALWMVLAAAPLQALVGDMHGLNTMKHQPAKLAAMEGHWEHLPAGEGVPLVLFALPDQEAQNNRFALEIPRLGSLVLTRSWDGEIPALKDFPKEDLPPVATVFWSFRIMAGLGMLMLLMGALGLWLRWRGRLYAAPWFQRFCVAMGPSGLVALLAGWFVTETGRQPWVVYGVMRTADGVSNHDFSHLAVSLAVLVVVYLLVFGTGSWMGLKMLAQPPHEGELPPEGGPGEHNQPMRPISGANPSASGQVL from the coding sequence ATGTTCAATCTTGCCGATATAGGTGCGCTCGATCTGGCCCGGGTGCAGTTCGCCTTCACGGTGTCATTCCACATCGTGTTCCCCGCCATCACCATAGGGCTGGCCTCCTACCTGGCGGTGCTCGAAGGCCTGTGGCTGTTGACGCGCCGCGAGGTCTACAAGGACTTGTTCCACTACTGGGTCAAGTTTTTCTCGCTGTGCTTTGGCATGGGCGTGGTCTCGGGTCTGGTGATGGCCTACCAGTTCGGTACGAACTGGAGTGGTTTTTCCAACTTTGCCGGCAGCATCACCGGCCCGCTGCTGACCTATGAGGTGCTGACGGCCTTCTTCCTGGAAGCGGGTTTTCTGGGCGTCATGCTGTTCGGCTGGAACAAGGTGGGGCCGCGCCTGCACTTTTTTGCCACGCTGATGGTGGCCCTGGGCACGCTGATTTCGGCCACCTGGATCCTGGCTTCCAACAGTTGGATGCAGACCCCCGTGGGCTACGAGATCGTGGATGGCCGGGTAGTGCCCACCGACTGGCTGGCCATTGTGTTCAACCCCTCCTTCCCCTATCGCCTGGCGCATATGGTGATTGCGGCCTTTTTGTCCACGGCGCTGATTGTGGGAGGCACGGGTGCCTGGCATTTGCTGCGCGGACACCGCACTGCGGCCGTGCAGCGCATGACATCGATGGCGCTGTGGATGGTGCTGGCCGCTGCGCCGCTGCAGGCCCTGGTGGGTGATATGCATGGTCTCAACACCATGAAGCACCAGCCCGCCAAGCTGGCCGCCATGGAGGGACATTGGGAGCATCTACCTGCCGGTGAAGGCGTGCCCCTGGTGCTGTTTGCCTTGCCCGATCAAGAGGCCCAGAACAATCGCTTTGCGCTGGAGATTCCACGCCTGGGCAGCCTGGTACTCACCCGCAGCTGGGATGGCGAAATCCCCGCGCTCAAGGACTTCCCCAAGGAAGACCTGCCCCCCGTGGCCACGGTGTTCTGGTCTTTTCGCATCATGGCGGGCCTGGGCATGTTGATGCTGCTCATGGGCGCCTTGGGGCTGTGGCTGCGCTGGCGTGGTCGCCTGTATGCAGCGCCCTGGTTCCAGCGCTTTTGCGTGGCCATGGGGCCCTCGGGCCTGGTGGCGCTGCTGGCAGGCTGGTTTGTGACTGAGACCGGTCGCCAGCCCTGGGTGGTGTATGGGGTGATGCGCACGGCGGATGGGGTGTCCAACCATGATTTTTCGCACCTTGCGGTATCGCTGGCCGTGCTGGTCGTGGTCTATCTGCTGGTGTTCGGCACCGGCAGCTGGATGGGACTGAAGATGTTGGCCCAGCCGCCGCACGAGGGCGAGCTGCCACCCGAGGGTGGCCCTGGCGAGCACAACCAGCCCATGCGCCCCATCTCGGGCGCCAACCCCTCGGCCTCGGGCCAAGTACTTTAA